ACGCCCTCTCGAACTGATTCGCCCCGAATCGGAAAACGTCGCCCTTCGCACCGGCAAGCCGGCGCCGCTCGATTTCGTGTCGCCGCCGTCGTTCTTGATGACGCTGACGCAGCTCGGCGACAAGAAGGCGACCGATGCGAAGCCGCTCGTCGGCGTTGATCTTGAGACCGCGAACTGGCGTCGCGTCGATGCTCCCGCCGGCGGCGACGGCGAAGCGGTTTCCTTCGAGCGTAAGTTGGCGGGTTCGGGCCTCGTCGTCACGAAGATCTACCGCCTGCGTAAGGCGCCGGAAAAAGAGGCCGACGGAAAATCGCTACCGGCGTACGATCTCACCGTCGAAGTATCGGTGCGCAACGACGGCGACGCGAAGCAAGATTTTGCCTATCGGCTCGACGGGCCGAACGGCTTGCCGATTGAAGGCTGGTGGTACGCGACGAAGATTGGCCGCAACTGGGGCGGCGTCGGCTTGCGGGACGTGATCGGACGCTACTTCGGCGGCGACGCGACGCAGTTCGGCGCCTCGACGATTGTCGCAGGCGATGCCAAGCCGTTCGATGGGACGGGACTCGCTTATATGGGGGTCGACGCCCAGTACTTCTGCGTCGCGTTGATTCCGAACGTCGAGAAGCCTGAACAATCCGACTGGATTCTACAGTCGCGCGGCGTCGTTTCTGGGACGGCTCCGGTGAAAAAGGAAGACGGGCGGTTCGCGAATGTTTCGACGCGATTCGATTCGAAACTGTTCTCGCTAGAGGCGGGTGATTCGATCCAACACTCGTACACCGTCTTTTCCGGCCCGAAGCGTCCCGATTTGCTCTCACAGTACAAGGCGGCGAACGAGCCTAATTATTCGCTCAGCGACTTTGTCTACTACGGTTGGTTTGGCCCCGTCGCCAAAACGATGCTCTCGTTGCTCCACTTCTTCTATGGCATCGTCGGCAACTACGGCATCGCGATCATTATGTTGACCGTGCTCGTCCGCGGTTGCATGTTCCCCGTGAGCCGCGGCCAAGCGAAGAGCATGGCGAAGATGCAGGCGCTCAAGCCTGAAATGGATCGCATCAAGGAACGCTACAAGGGCGACCAGCAGAAGCAAGCCGCCGCGATGCAGGATTTGTATCGCAAGCACAGCGTCAATCCGCTCGCGGGTTGCTTGCCGGCGCTGATCCAGCTGCCGATTTTTCTCGGCCTGTACCGCGGTTTGGCGGTCGACGTTGAACTACGGCAGGCTCCGCTCTTCGGCGATTCGATCCGTTGGTGTTCCAACCTTGCCGCGCCCGACATGCTTTACGATTGGTCGTGGTTCATGCCAGACGCGGTCACGAGCGGGCAGGGGATGTTCGCGCTCGGCCCGTATCTGAACGTTCTGCCGTTGGTGACCGTCGCGCTCTTCCTGCTGCAGCAAAAACTTTTCATGCCGGAGCCGGCGAACGAACAGGCCGCCATGCAGCAGAAGATCATGAAGTACATGATGGTGTTCATGGGCCTCATGTTCTACAAGGTGCCGAGCGGGCTGTGCCTTTACTTCATTGCGTCGAGCTTGTGGGGCATCGCGGAGAAGAAGATGATTCCGCCGCCAGTGGCGCCGGTCGAAGGCGCTGGAAGTTCTACCGATTTGTCGCCCGTGCGCAACGGAGGGTCCGGCGGTAAGTACCCCGAGAAGCGTCCGGGTAAGAACGGCGATTCGCGCAACCGCAATCCGAAGCGGAAACGCTAGCCGTCGGCGATTGCATCGTTTGCTATGCCTTACGACGTCAATGACACGATTGCGGCGATCGCTTCGGCGGCGGGCGGCGGTGCCCGCGGGGTGATCCGCATCAGCGGGCCGCAGGCGTTGGAGCGACTTGCGCGGTGCTTCGTTTCGGCTGATCCTGAGGCGACTACGCCTATATTGTCGAAGCGGGCGCAGCGAATCGCGGGCGTCATCAATGTGCCGTCGTCATTTAGCGGCGATCTAATCGCCGTGCCTGGCAAATTATTGGTTTGGCCGAACCAGCAGAGCTACACGCGGCAGCCAGCAGCCGAGTTCCACACGATTGGCTCGCCGCCACTCGTGGCTGCGGTGCTCGAAGAGTTGGAACGCCACGGCGTTCGGCCGGCTGAGCCGGGCGAGTTCACGCTGCGGGCGTTTGTCGCTGGGCGGATCGATCTGATGCAGGCCGAGGGGGTGTTGGGCGTCATCGACGCCGAGGGGCGGGCCGATCTCGACGCCGCGCTCGATCAGGTCGCGGGGGGGATGTCGCGGCCACTGCATCAGATTCGCGAAGACTTACTGTCGTTGCTCGCGGAGCTTGAGGCGGGGCTTGATTTCGTCGAGGAGGATATCGAGTTTATCGGCCGAGACGAACTTGCCGCGCGCATTGCAGCGGCGCAACAGGTCGTCTCGGCGACGCAGGCGCAGCTTGGCGAACGCGATCGCCGGCGCGAGTTGCCGCGGGTGGTGCTGCTTGGCTTGCCCAATGCCGGAAAGAGCAGCCTATTTAACGCGCTGGTCGCCCGCTTCGGCGTCGGCGAGCATGGGGTGAGTTCGATTGTATCGCCCACGCCGGGGGCGACGCGCGACTATGTCGTCGGCTGCGTACGTTTGAATGGCGTCGACGTGGAGCTAATCGACACCGCCGGCATTGAGCACGAACTTCAAACCGGCATTGGCGGCGAATCGCAGCGCGCGACCAGTTTGCAGCAGCGTTCCGCTGACGTACGGCTTCGCTGCGTTGACGGGGCGAGTGGCGTGGCTCCCGGTGACTTCGCAGGCAACGAGATTGCCGTTCATACCAAGTGCGACCTCTGCGGGACGCCCAGCGCAGTGGAGGCCGGCCCGGCGAGCTGTCCGACGATTCAGTGTAGTAGTACGACCGGCGCGGGGCTCGATGAACTCGCCGCTGTCATCGCCGCCCAGGTGACGCTGCTCGCCCGCGACGGCGAAGCGTCAGGGCTCACGGCATCGACCGCCACGCGCTGCGCCGGCAGCTTGCGTCGCGCTGCTGCGTCGCTCGCCGTTGCTCATGGCCTTGTAATGAGCGGAGGCGATGAACTTTTGGCCGCGGAGATTCGCCACGCACTAGACGCTTTAGGCGAAATAGTCGGCGCCATCTGCACGGACGACGTGCTCGATCGCGTCTTCAGTCAGTTCTGCATCGGAAAGTGATTGCGAGAAGCGACGCCCGCGCGGCATAATCACCGCGGCCCGCTGCACAATCTCCCTATCCTCATGCTTTCGCCCCGCGGACGCATTCTATGAAGCTGTTGTTGACCGGTCCCGCAGTTCGGTTTGTTGTTGCTGCATGCTGCCTGTGGGCGACGTCTTGCCTAACAAATGCTCCGGCAACTGCTGGCGAAGGCAGCGCGACGATCGAATCCGCGATCGCGACGATCACCGACGGCGAAATTCTTGAGCATGCCGGCTTGCTCGCCGACGACACGCTTGAAGGCCGCGCCGCTGGCTCACGTGGCGCCATCGCCGCCGCTAAATATCTCGAAAAGCAACTGAAGGCTGCGGGACTCGAGCCGGGCGGCGACAACGGCACGTACATTCAGCGGTTCAGCCCCGGCTACCAGAACATCATCGGCATCTTGCGCGGGACCGACCCGCAGCTCCGCGACGAGTTCATTGTCGTCGGCGCCCATTACGATCATGTCGGCTACGGCAACCGCCAGAACAGCAACGGCCCGATTGGATTTATTCACAACGGCGCCGACGACAATGCTAGCGGCGTCGCGGCGCTGCTCGAAATCATCGACGCTCTGCATCGTTCCGGCTGGCAGCCCCGCCGTTCGATCGTCTTCGCGTTCTGGGACGGCGAGGAAATCAACTTGCTCGGCTCGCGGCATTGGGTGCGCCAGCCGACGGTGCCGCGCGAGGGAGTGAAGCTCGCGATCAACGCCGATATGGTCGGCCGCCTCACCAATGGTCGGCTCGAAATCGCCGGCACGCGCACCGCCGATGGACTGCGGCGTTTGTTCAGTTCCGAAAAGCTGCCCGAGGATCTACGACTCGATTTCACGTGGGAGTTTAAGGAGAACAGCGATCACTGGCCGTTTTACGTCGATGGGATTCCATCGCTGTTGATTCACACCGGCTTGCACGGCGATTACCATCGCCCGAGCGACGACATTGAAAAATTGAATATCGTCGGCATTAATCACACGGCGGCCTACATGCTCGATGTGATTTGTCGGCTGGCCGACGAGGAGACGTTGCCTGAGTTCCGTGCGGCGTCCCGGGCGGAGGTCGCTTCGATGCGTTCGCAGCGGGAAGCGCCGCTCGCGCCCGCTCCGCCGCGGCTGGGCTTGCGTTGGGCATGGGCGCCGGAAGAGACGAAAGAATCGGAGACGCCGGGAAATGGAAAAATGCGCGTCACCGAAGTGACGCGCGGTTCCGCCGCCGACGTTGCCGGCATTCGCGTCGGCGATGTGCTGACGGCGGTCGACGGCGCACTGCTGCCAGTCGAGGAGTACCTGCCAGCAGCCGTGCTGCGCGCGAAAGAATCGATCGCAATCG
This sequence is a window from Lacipirellula parvula. Protein-coding genes within it:
- a CDS encoding YidC/Oxa1 family insertase periplasmic-domain containing protein; this encodes MERRFLTFLVLSFGIMAVWQILNPPKPPAKKADAAAAAAAEEAKDDEVAADDAAGDKASGEEAAADEADEAEAAQPQEFVTLGSIDPATGYRMGVTLTNQGAAVHRIELSSDRYQDLHDRRGYLGQLELTAGNGEGVLVGNVIPGSPAAVAGMKAGDRIVEAGGEKPEKIATLEDFQKVLGAIRPGREATLVVLRDGQRQSLTAKLGRRPLELIRPESENVALRTGKPAPLDFVSPPSFLMTLTQLGDKKATDAKPLVGVDLETANWRRVDAPAGGDGEAVSFERKLAGSGLVVTKIYRLRKAPEKEADGKSLPAYDLTVEVSVRNDGDAKQDFAYRLDGPNGLPIEGWWYATKIGRNWGGVGLRDVIGRYFGGDATQFGASTIVAGDAKPFDGTGLAYMGVDAQYFCVALIPNVEKPEQSDWILQSRGVVSGTAPVKKEDGRFANVSTRFDSKLFSLEAGDSIQHSYTVFSGPKRPDLLSQYKAANEPNYSLSDFVYYGWFGPVAKTMLSLLHFFYGIVGNYGIAIIMLTVLVRGCMFPVSRGQAKSMAKMQALKPEMDRIKERYKGDQQKQAAAMQDLYRKHSVNPLAGCLPALIQLPIFLGLYRGLAVDVELRQAPLFGDSIRWCSNLAAPDMLYDWSWFMPDAVTSGQGMFALGPYLNVLPLVTVALFLLQQKLFMPEPANEQAAMQQKIMKYMMVFMGLMFYKVPSGLCLYFIASSLWGIAEKKMIPPPVAPVEGAGSSTDLSPVRNGGSGGKYPEKRPGKNGDSRNRNPKRKR
- a CDS encoding tRNA modification GTPase; this encodes MPYDVNDTIAAIASAAGGGARGVIRISGPQALERLARCFVSADPEATTPILSKRAQRIAGVINVPSSFSGDLIAVPGKLLVWPNQQSYTRQPAAEFHTIGSPPLVAAVLEELERHGVRPAEPGEFTLRAFVAGRIDLMQAEGVLGVIDAEGRADLDAALDQVAGGMSRPLHQIREDLLSLLAELEAGLDFVEEDIEFIGRDELAARIAAAQQVVSATQAQLGERDRRRELPRVVLLGLPNAGKSSLFNALVARFGVGEHGVSSIVSPTPGATRDYVVGCVRLNGVDVELIDTAGIEHELQTGIGGESQRATSLQQRSADVRLRCVDGASGVAPGDFAGNEIAVHTKCDLCGTPSAVEAGPASCPTIQCSSTTGAGLDELAAVIAAQVTLLARDGEASGLTASTATRCAGSLRRAAASLAVAHGLVMSGGDELLAAEIRHALDALGEIVGAICTDDVLDRVFSQFCIGK
- a CDS encoding M20/M25/M40 family metallo-hydrolase codes for the protein MKLLLTGPAVRFVVAACCLWATSCLTNAPATAGEGSATIESAIATITDGEILEHAGLLADDTLEGRAAGSRGAIAAAKYLEKQLKAAGLEPGGDNGTYIQRFSPGYQNIIGILRGTDPQLRDEFIVVGAHYDHVGYGNRQNSNGPIGFIHNGADDNASGVAALLEIIDALHRSGWQPRRSIVFAFWDGEEINLLGSRHWVRQPTVPREGVKLAINADMVGRLTNGRLEIAGTRTADGLRRLFSSEKLPEDLRLDFTWEFKENSDHWPFYVDGIPSLLIHTGLHGDYHRPSDDIEKLNIVGINHTAAYMLDVICRLADEETLPEFRAASRAEVASMRSQREAPLAPAPPRLGLRWAWAPEETKESETPGNGKMRVTEVTRGSAADVAGIRVGDVLTAVDGALLPVEEYLPAAVLRAKESIAIEVERGEEPPQTIDVKLAGEPTALGLSWRPDSALTGAVMVTRVVPYSPASRAKIAVQDRIYSVEGEPFADHDALLKRVRELLDSGAESMTLQVETAGRVRPVEVDLRLPVAEPVDSSL